A genomic region of Miscanthus floridulus cultivar M001 chromosome 3, ASM1932011v1, whole genome shotgun sequence contains the following coding sequences:
- the LOC136542286 gene encoding uncharacterized protein → MGSPGSANGRRGEYVRIPEEVEVASKGEGDAAAAVKAAAAAECPRVLRCRAIRWWAKVAVLGIVLAGAGAAAVVFLGPLLIKKVVAPILYWESTTFSRPAMALICFGAIALFPSVLLPSSPFMWLAGMTFGYLYGFLIITAGMSIGMSLPYFMGSAFHCRIHRWLEKWPKKAAFVRLAGEGDWHHQFKAVALLRISPFPYIVFNYASVATNVKYCPYIAGSMAGTIHETFLAIYSGKLLQSLAVATSHGSFLSLDQIIYNGIGFTIAAASTAAITIYAKKALQKLQAEDEIF, encoded by the exons ATGGGTTCGCCCGGGTCCGCCAATGGCAGACGCGGCGAGTACGTGAGGATCccggaggaggtggaggtggcgtcCAAGGGGGAGGGGGATGCCGCGGCGGCCGtcaaggcggccgcggcggcggagtGCCCGAGGGTGCTGCGGTGCCGCGCGATCCGGTGGTGGGCCAAGGTCGCCGTGCTCGGGATCGTCCTTGCTGGGGCCGGAGCTGCTGCGGTCGTCTTCCTCGGCCCGCTCCTTATTAAGAAG GTTGTTGCACCTATTCTTTACTGGGAATCAACAACTTTCAGCAGACCAGCTATGGCTCTAATATGTTTTGGCGCAATCGCCTTATTCCCAAGTGTTTTGTTACCTTCTTCGCCCTTCATGTGGCTTGCGGGGATGACTTTTGGATATCTTTATGGCTTTTTGATAATCACAGCGGGGATGAGCATAGGCATGTCGTTGCCGTATTTTATGGGCTCTGCATTCCACTGTAGGATACAT AGATGGTTGGAGAAGTGGCCAAAGAAAGCAGCTTTTGTAAGGCTTGCTGGCGAAGGAGATTGGCATCATCAATTTAAGGCTGTTGCATTACTAAGGATTTCTCCATTTCCATATATAGTTTTTAACTATGCTTCTGTGGCTACGAATGTCAAATATTGCCCATACATAGCGGGTTCTATGGCTGGAACCATACATGAAACTTTTCTTGCAATATACAG TGGGAAACTTCTACAAAGCTTGGCTGTAGCAACTAGCCATGGGTCCTTCTTGTCGTTGGATCAGATTATCTACAATGGAATCGGCTTTACAATTGCTGCAGCTTCCACTGCTGCGATCACTATTTATGCAAAGAAAGCACTTCAAAAGCTCCAAGCAGAGGACGAGATATTTTGA